Proteins encoded in a region of the Roseateles sp. SL47 genome:
- the nuoE gene encoding NADH-quinone oxidoreductase subunit NuoE, with protein sequence MSSTEIVNTAAGTAFVLSDATRARFDREVAKYPAEQAQSAVMACLSIVQQEQGYVSREAEDAIAAYLGMPAIAVYEVTTFYNMYNQRKLGKFKLNVCTNLPCQLRDGQKALEHLCGKLGVAEGGTTADGLFTVQKSECLGACADAPVMLVNDRQMCSFMSHQRLDELVDALKAHATKN encoded by the coding sequence ATGAGCAGCACTGAAATTGTGAATACCGCAGCCGGCACGGCCTTCGTGCTGAGCGACGCCACCCGGGCCCGCTTTGACCGGGAAGTGGCCAAGTACCCGGCCGAGCAGGCGCAGTCGGCCGTGATGGCCTGCCTGTCCATCGTCCAGCAGGAGCAGGGCTACGTGTCGCGCGAGGCGGAAGACGCCATCGCCGCCTACCTTGGCATGCCGGCGATTGCCGTCTACGAGGTCACGACCTTCTACAACATGTACAACCAGCGCAAGCTGGGCAAGTTCAAGCTGAACGTCTGCACCAACCTGCCGTGCCAGTTGCGTGACGGCCAGAAGGCGCTGGAGCACCTGTGCGGCAAGCTGGGTGTGGCAGAGGGCGGCACCACGGCGGACGGCTTGTTCACCGTGCAGAAGAGCGAGTGCCTGGGGGCCTGCGCCGATGCACCGGTGATGCTGGTCAATGACCGCCAGATGTGCAGCTTCATGAGCCATCAGCGCCTGGACGAACTGGTGGATGCGCTCAAGGCGCACGCCACCAAGAACTGA
- a CDS encoding NADH-quinone oxidoreductase subunit A — protein MSLEQYLPVILFILVGAVVGIAPQVLGFVLGPRRPDEAKNSPYECGFEAFENARMKFDVRYYLVAILFILFDLEIAFLFPWAVSLREVGPAGFWAMMVFLGILVVGFAYEWKKGALDWE, from the coding sequence GTGAGCCTGGAACAATACCTGCCCGTCATCCTTTTCATTCTGGTCGGCGCCGTGGTGGGTATAGCACCCCAGGTTCTCGGCTTTGTGCTCGGCCCCCGTCGTCCTGACGAGGCCAAAAACTCCCCTTATGAATGCGGCTTCGAGGCCTTTGAGAACGCGCGAATGAAATTCGACGTGCGTTATTACCTCGTGGCCATTCTCTTCATTCTGTTCGACCTGGAAATCGCCTTCCTCTTCCCGTGGGCCGTGTCCCTGCGTGAAGTGGGTCCTGCCGGCTTCTGGGCGATGATGGTGTTCCTGGGTATTCTGGTCGTGGGGTTTGCCTACGAGTGGAAAAAGGGCGCCCTCGACTGGGAATGA
- a CDS encoding NAD(P)H-quinone oxidoreductase, translated as MKAIAITQPGGPEVLQLVERPDPVAGVGGCLIRVAAYGINRPDVLQRKGAYPPPPGASDLPGLEVAGVIEAGDAAALQAAGLRVGDAVCALVAGGGYAELCVAPVAQCLPVPAGWSMEEAASLPETFFTVWSNVFERARLQPGETLLVHGGSSGIGVTAIQLAKALGSTVLVTVGSEDKAQACRALGADLAIQYRAQDFVAEAKAFTQGRGVDVILDMVAGDYVARNVDCLADDGRAVIIAVQGGVKASFDAGQVLRRRLTVTGSTLRPRSLEFKAGIARALRERVWPLLERRAIRPVLYRQLPAQQAAAAHALMESGEHVGKIVLSWSSKTESN; from the coding sequence ATGAAAGCCATCGCCATCACCCAGCCGGGTGGGCCCGAGGTGCTGCAACTGGTCGAGCGTCCTGACCCCGTCGCCGGGGTGGGGGGCTGCCTGATCCGTGTGGCGGCCTACGGCATCAACCGTCCGGATGTGCTGCAACGCAAAGGGGCCTATCCACCCCCGCCCGGGGCGAGTGATCTCCCCGGCCTGGAGGTGGCGGGTGTCATTGAGGCGGGCGACGCTGCCGCGCTGCAGGCCGCTGGCCTGCGCGTCGGTGATGCCGTCTGTGCGCTGGTGGCGGGTGGTGGTTATGCCGAGCTGTGTGTGGCCCCGGTGGCGCAATGCCTGCCGGTGCCAGCGGGCTGGAGCATGGAAGAGGCGGCCAGCCTGCCGGAGACCTTCTTCACGGTGTGGAGCAATGTCTTCGAGCGGGCTCGCTTGCAGCCCGGCGAGACCCTGCTGGTGCATGGCGGCAGCAGCGGTATTGGGGTGACGGCGATTCAGCTGGCCAAGGCGCTGGGCTCGACGGTGCTGGTCACCGTGGGCAGCGAGGACAAGGCGCAAGCCTGTCGTGCGCTCGGTGCCGACCTGGCCATTCAATATCGCGCCCAGGACTTCGTGGCGGAGGCCAAGGCCTTCACCCAAGGCCGTGGCGTCGATGTGATCCTCGACATGGTCGCTGGCGACTATGTGGCGCGCAATGTGGACTGCCTGGCTGATGACGGTCGCGCGGTGATCATTGCCGTGCAAGGCGGCGTCAAGGCGTCGTTCGATGCTGGCCAGGTGCTGCGTCGGCGCCTGACGGTGACCGGTTCCACGCTGCGTCCGCGTTCGCTGGAATTCAAGGCCGGCATTGCCCGTGCCTTGCGTGAACGGGTGTGGCCGCTGCTGGAGCGGCGTGCCATCCGTCCGGTGCTGTACCGGCAACTGCCGGCACAGCAGGCGGCGGCGGCCCATGCCCTGATGGAGTCCGGTGAGCACGTCGGCAAGATCGTGCTGAGTTGGTCCTCGAAGACGGAGAGCAATTGA
- the hmpA gene encoding NO-inducible flavohemoprotein codes for MFSDATIALIKATVPLLQQRGEDITRHFYASMFRDHPEMKAFFNEAHQAEGSQARALAGAVLAYAAHIDRLDAIAPALPRIIQKHAALGVQPAHYPIVGEGLLRAIREVLGEVASDDIMAAWAEAYGALAQLLIDAEEQVVAGHAAARGGWRGVRALRLARKVRESDIITSFYFEAADGGPLMDFQPGQYLTLVLSIDGQEVRRNYSLSDAPGRGWYRISVKREPQGRVSSWLHDRLLVGALVQALPPCGDFVLQASSARPLVLVTGGVGITPAMSMLESVAASGRPVRFIHAALHSGVHAFRDRVDALAQAHPNVQVTYLYDQPRPECPSHRVGRVSTDVLAEVLPQDRDVDLYFLGPKPFMRQVFASAKALEIPPAQVRYEFFGPLEELAA; via the coding sequence ATGTTTTCCGACGCCACCATTGCCCTCATCAAAGCCACGGTTCCATTGCTCCAGCAGCGCGGCGAGGACATCACCCGGCACTTCTATGCCTCCATGTTTCGGGATCATCCGGAGATGAAGGCCTTCTTTAATGAGGCTCATCAGGCCGAGGGCTCTCAGGCTCGCGCGCTGGCTGGTGCCGTACTCGCGTATGCGGCCCATATCGACCGCCTGGATGCCATTGCTCCGGCGCTGCCACGCATCATCCAGAAGCACGCCGCCCTGGGCGTCCAGCCGGCGCACTATCCCATCGTTGGTGAGGGGCTCCTGCGTGCCATTCGCGAGGTTCTTGGCGAGGTGGCCAGTGACGACATCATGGCGGCCTGGGCTGAAGCCTATGGGGCACTGGCGCAACTGCTGATCGATGCCGAAGAGCAGGTGGTTGCCGGCCATGCCGCCGCCCGCGGTGGCTGGCGTGGCGTTCGGGCGCTACGCCTGGCGCGCAAGGTGAGGGAGAGCGACATCATCACGTCCTTCTATTTCGAGGCCGCGGACGGCGGCCCGCTGATGGACTTCCAGCCCGGGCAATACCTGACGCTGGTGCTGTCCATCGACGGACAGGAGGTGCGGCGCAACTATTCGCTGTCGGATGCGCCCGGCCGTGGGTGGTATCGCATCAGCGTCAAGCGTGAGCCGCAGGGGCGGGTGTCCTCCTGGTTGCATGACCGGCTGTTGGTGGGGGCGCTGGTGCAGGCGCTGCCGCCCTGCGGCGACTTTGTGTTGCAGGCATCTTCCGCCCGCCCGCTGGTGCTGGTGACCGGCGGTGTGGGTATCACCCCGGCCATGAGCATGTTGGAGAGCGTGGCAGCGAGCGGCCGTCCGGTGCGGTTCATTCATGCGGCCCTGCACAGCGGTGTGCATGCCTTCCGGGATCGGGTGGATGCCTTGGCCCAGGCCCACCCCAATGTGCAGGTCACCTATCTGTATGATCAGCCTCGCCCTGAATGCCCGTCGCACCGGGTGGGCCGCGTCAGCACCGATGTACTGGCCGAAGTGTTGCCGCAGGATCGGGATGTGGATCTGTATTTCCTGGGTCCCAAGCCCTTCATGAGGCAGGTGTTTGCCAGCGCCAAGGCCCTGGAAATCCCGCCCGCTCAGGTTCGCTACGAGTTCTTCGGTCCTCTGGAGGAGCTGGCCGCCTGA
- the tpiA gene encoding triose-phosphate isomerase, which produces MRKKLVVGNWKMHGNRASNAVLLAGLKEAGPWNAQVAVCVPFPYITETALALTGQWVLYGAQDCSAHEQGAYTGEVSSAMLADLGCRYAIVGHSERRAYHHESDQLVADKAKAALAHGITPIVCVGETLAEREAGRTEEVVKRQLAAVIHTLTHCIGEIVVAYEPVWAIGTGLTATPEQAQHVHALLRQQLKAATQKADQMQILYGGSVKPDNAVQLFAQPDIDGGLIGGAALKAADFAAICRAAG; this is translated from the coding sequence ATGCGCAAGAAACTGGTGGTGGGCAACTGGAAGATGCACGGCAATCGTGCGTCCAATGCCGTGCTGCTGGCCGGCCTGAAGGAGGCGGGGCCCTGGAATGCCCAGGTCGCCGTCTGTGTTCCGTTCCCCTACATCACGGAAACCGCGCTGGCCCTCACCGGTCAGTGGGTGTTGTATGGGGCCCAGGATTGCTCCGCGCATGAGCAGGGCGCCTACACCGGTGAAGTGTCGTCCGCGATGCTGGCCGATCTGGGTTGCCGTTATGCCATCGTGGGTCATTCCGAGCGCCGGGCCTATCACCACGAAAGCGATCAGCTGGTGGCCGACAAGGCCAAGGCCGCGCTGGCGCATGGCATCACGCCCATCGTCTGTGTGGGTGAGACGCTGGCCGAGCGCGAGGCGGGTCGCACGGAAGAGGTGGTGAAGCGCCAGCTCGCTGCGGTCATCCACACGCTGACGCATTGCATCGGTGAAATCGTGGTGGCTTACGAGCCGGTCTGGGCCATCGGTACCGGCCTCACGGCCACGCCGGAGCAGGCCCAGCATGTGCACGCCCTGCTGCGTCAGCAGCTCAAGGCGGCCACGCAAAAGGCTGACCAGATGCAGATCCTCTACGGCGGCAGCGTCAAGCCGGACAATGCCGTCCAATTGTTTGCCCAGCCCGATATCGACGGCGGCCTCATCGGAGGTGCCGCGTTGAAGGCTGCTGATTTTGCGGCGATCTGCCGCGCCGCCGGCTGA
- a CDS encoding NADH-quinone oxidoreductase subunit C: MSKLDTLQAALESVLGGQIVALKRELGEITITVAAKDYANVAKLLRDHSELRFEQLIDLCGVDYSAYKDGAYEGPRFAAVTHLLSINKNWRLRLKVFAPDDDFPVVASVNAIWNAANWFEREAFDLYGIIFEGHEDLRRILTDYGFIGHPMRKDFPVTGHVEMRYDPEQKRVIYQPVTIEPREITPRVIREDNYGGL, encoded by the coding sequence ATGAGCAAACTCGATACCTTGCAGGCGGCGCTCGAGTCCGTCCTGGGTGGCCAGATCGTGGCCCTGAAGCGCGAACTCGGCGAGATCACCATCACCGTGGCCGCCAAGGACTATGCCAACGTGGCCAAGCTGCTGCGGGACCATTCCGAACTGCGCTTTGAACAGCTGATCGACCTGTGTGGCGTGGACTACAGCGCCTACAAGGACGGTGCCTACGAAGGCCCGCGTTTTGCGGCGGTCACCCATCTGCTGTCGATCAACAAGAACTGGCGCCTGCGCCTGAAGGTGTTTGCACCGGACGACGACTTCCCGGTGGTGGCCTCGGTCAATGCCATCTGGAATGCTGCCAACTGGTTCGAGCGCGAAGCCTTCGACCTCTACGGCATCATCTTCGAAGGTCACGAAGACCTGCGCCGCATCCTGACGGACTACGGCTTCATCGGCCATCCGATGCGCAAGGACTTCCCGGTGACGGGCCATGTCGAAATGCGCTACGACCCCGAGCAGAAGCGGGTGATCTACCAGCCGGTGACGATTGAGCCGCGCGAAATCACGCCCCGCGTCATCCGCGAAGACAACTACGGCGGACTTTGA
- the rpsO gene encoding 30S ribosomal protein S15, which yields MAIADLNKADIVKANARSANDTGSPEVQVALLTARINELTPHFKLHAKDHHGRRGLLKMVNQRKSLLAYLKNKDADRYTALIQKLGLRK from the coding sequence ATGGCAATCGCCGATCTGAACAAGGCCGACATCGTCAAGGCCAACGCCCGTAGCGCCAACGACACGGGTTCTCCCGAGGTCCAAGTGGCTCTGCTGACCGCTCGTATCAACGAGCTGACCCCCCACTTCAAGCTGCACGCCAAGGACCACCACGGCCGTCGCGGTCTGCTGAAGATGGTCAACCAGCGCAAGAGCCTGCTGGCCTATCTGAAGAACAAGGACGCTGACCGCTACACCGCCCTGATCCAGAAGCTGGGTCTGCGCAAGTAA
- a CDS encoding NuoB/complex I 20 kDa subunit family protein, with protein sequence MGNEGLMKEGFLTTSIDVLVNWSKTGSLWPMTFGLACCAVEMMHAGAARYDIDRFGMLFRPSPRQSDLMIVAGTLCNKMAPALRKVYDQMAEPRWVLSMGSCANGGGYYHYSYSVVRGCDRIVPVDVYVPGCPPTAEALLYGILQLQAKIRRENTIAR encoded by the coding sequence ATGGGTAACGAAGGCTTGATGAAGGAAGGCTTCCTGACCACTTCCATCGACGTGCTGGTGAATTGGTCCAAGACCGGTTCCCTGTGGCCGATGACCTTCGGTCTGGCTTGCTGTGCGGTGGAAATGATGCATGCCGGCGCTGCGCGCTACGACATCGACCGCTTCGGCATGTTGTTCCGCCCCAGCCCCCGTCAGTCCGATCTGATGATCGTGGCCGGCACGCTGTGCAACAAGATGGCGCCGGCCCTGCGCAAGGTCTACGACCAGATGGCCGAGCCGCGCTGGGTGCTGTCCATGGGGTCCTGCGCCAACGGTGGTGGCTACTACCACTACAGCTATTCGGTGGTGCGCGGCTGTGACCGCATCGTGCCGGTGGACGTCTACGTGCCAGGCTGTCCGCCCACCGCCGAGGCGCTGCTCTACGGCATCCTGCAGCTGCAGGCCAAGATCCGCCGCGAAAACACCATCGCGCGCTAA
- the pnp gene encoding polyribonucleotide nucleotidyltransferase yields MSMFNKVVKSFQWGQHQVTMETGEIARQSTGAVLVNIDDTVVLATVVARTEAKAGQDFFPLTVDYIEKTYAAGKIPGSFFKREGRPSELETLTSRLIDRPIRPLFPEGFFNEVQVVVHTLSLNPEVQADIAAMIATSAALAVSGIPFNGPIGAARVGYVNGEYVLNPGKTQLAESKLDLVVAGTEAAVLMVESEADQLTEDVMLGAVVYGHDQGKIAIAAINELVREAGKPSWNWTAPAKDEPFIAKVTALAEEPLRAAYQIRSKQARTQACREAYAKVKDALAAENVEFDGVEVDGLLFEIEARIVRSQILAGEPRIDGRDTRTVRPIEIRNSVLPRAHGSALFTRGETQALVAATLGTDRDAQVIDALAGEYSERFMLHYNMPPFATGETGRVGSPKRREIGHGRLAKRALVAVLPTKEDFPYSIRVVSEITESNGSSSMASVCGGCLSLLDAGVPLKAHVAGIAMGLIKDANRFAVLTDILGDEDHLGDMDFKVAGTTSGITALQMDIKIQGITKEIMQVALAQAKEARLHILDKMVGAMGTANTEISQFAPRLYTMKINPEKIRDVIGKGGATIRALTEETGTQIDIAEDGTITIASTDGAKAEIAKKRIQEITAEAEVGKVYEGAVTKILDFGALVNILPGKDGLLHISQIAHQRVEKVTDFLSEGQIVKVKVLETDEKGRIKLSMKALLDRDAPASAPSEGAGE; encoded by the coding sequence ATGAGCATGTTCAACAAGGTCGTCAAGAGCTTCCAATGGGGCCAGCATCAGGTGACGATGGAGACCGGCGAAATCGCCCGTCAATCCACCGGCGCCGTGCTGGTCAATATCGACGACACCGTGGTGCTGGCCACCGTGGTGGCTCGTACCGAAGCCAAGGCAGGGCAGGACTTCTTCCCCCTGACCGTCGACTACATCGAGAAGACCTACGCCGCCGGCAAGATCCCCGGCAGCTTCTTCAAGCGTGAAGGCCGTCCCAGCGAGCTGGAAACCCTGACTTCGCGTCTGATCGATCGCCCGATCCGCCCGCTGTTCCCGGAAGGTTTCTTTAATGAAGTGCAGGTGGTGGTGCACACCCTGTCGCTGAATCCGGAAGTGCAGGCCGACATCGCCGCCATGATCGCTACCAGCGCTGCGCTGGCCGTGTCCGGCATCCCGTTTAATGGCCCGATCGGCGCCGCCCGCGTGGGTTATGTGAACGGCGAATACGTGCTGAACCCGGGTAAGACCCAGCTGGCCGAGTCCAAGCTGGACCTGGTGGTGGCCGGTACCGAAGCCGCCGTGCTGATGGTCGAGTCCGAAGCCGACCAACTGACCGAAGACGTCATGCTGGGCGCCGTGGTTTATGGTCATGACCAGGGCAAGATCGCCATCGCCGCCATCAATGAACTGGTGCGTGAAGCTGGCAAGCCGTCCTGGAACTGGACCGCTCCCGCCAAGGACGAGCCGTTCATCGCCAAGGTCACCGCCCTGGCTGAAGAGCCGCTGCGCGCCGCTTATCAGATCCGCTCGAAGCAGGCCCGTACCCAGGCTTGCCGCGAGGCCTATGCCAAGGTGAAGGACGCCCTGGCCGCCGAGAACGTCGAATTCGACGGCGTGGAAGTGGACGGCCTGCTGTTCGAGATCGAGGCGCGCATCGTGCGCAGCCAGATCCTGGCCGGCGAACCGCGTATCGACGGTCGCGACACCCGCACCGTGCGCCCGATCGAGATCCGCAACAGCGTGCTGCCGCGCGCCCACGGCTCGGCGCTGTTCACCCGGGGTGAAACCCAGGCGCTGGTGGCTGCCACGCTGGGCACCGACCGCGACGCGCAAGTCATCGACGCGCTGGCCGGCGAGTACTCCGAGCGCTTCATGCTGCACTACAACATGCCTCCGTTCGCTACCGGCGAAACCGGTCGCGTGGGCAGCCCGAAGCGTCGCGAAATCGGCCACGGCCGACTGGCCAAGCGTGCCCTGGTGGCCGTGCTGCCGACCAAGGAAGACTTCCCGTACTCCATCCGCGTGGTGTCGGAAATCACCGAGTCCAACGGTTCGTCGTCGATGGCTTCGGTCTGCGGCGGCTGCCTGTCGCTGCTGGACGCCGGTGTGCCGCTGAAGGCGCACGTGGCGGGTATCGCCATGGGCCTGATCAAGGATGCCAACCGCTTCGCCGTGCTGACCGACATCCTGGGGGATGAAGATCACCTGGGCGACATGGACTTCAAGGTCGCAGGCACCACCTCGGGCATCACCGCCCTGCAGATGGACATCAAGATCCAGGGCATCACCAAGGAAATCATGCAGGTCGCCCTGGCTCAGGCCAAGGAAGCCCGTCTGCACATCCTGGACAAGATGGTCGGCGCAATGGGCACGGCCAACACCGAGATCTCGCAGTTCGCGCCGCGTCTGTACACCATGAAGATCAATCCGGAGAAGATCCGTGACGTGATCGGCAAGGGTGGCGCCACCATCCGCGCGCTGACCGAAGAAACCGGTACGCAGATCGACATCGCGGAAGACGGCACGATCACCATCGCTTCCACCGATGGCGCCAAGGCGGAAATCGCCAAGAAGCGCATCCAGGAGATCACCGCAGAAGCCGAAGTGGGCAAGGTCTACGAAGGCGCGGTCACCAAGATCCTGGACTTCGGTGCCTTGGTCAACATCCTGCCGGGCAAGGACGGTCTGCTGCACATCAGCCAGATCGCCCATCAGCGCGTCGAGAAGGTGACCGACTTCCTGAGCGAAGGCCAGATCGTCAAGGTCAAGGTGCTGGAGACCGATGAAAAGGGCCGCATCAAGCTGTCGATGAAGGCGCTGCTGGATCGCGATGCTCCCGCGTCCGCTCCGTCGGAAGGCGCTGGCGAGTAA
- a CDS encoding NADH-quinone oxidoreductase subunit D: MAEIKNYTLNFGPQHPAAHGVLRLVLELDGEVIQRADPHIGLLHRATEKLAETKTFIQSLPYMDRLDYVSMMANEHAYCLAIEKMLGLEVPERAQYIRVMFAELTRILNHLLWLGAHGIDCGAMNILIYCFREREDIFDMYEAVSGARMHAAYFRPGGVYRDLPDSMPQYKVSKIKNQKAIDRLNENRQGSLLDFIEDFCKRFPANVDDYETLLTDNRIWKQRTVGIGVMSPERALNLGLTGPMLRGSGIAWDTRKTQPYDVYAKMDFDIPVGTNGDTYDRYLVRVEEMRQSNRIVQQCVKWLKANPGPVITDNHKVAPPSRVAMKSSMEELIHHFKLFTEGFRVPEGEAYASVEHPKGEFGIYLISDGANKPYRLKIRAPGYSHLAALDEMARGHMIADAVAVIGTMDIVFGEIDR, encoded by the coding sequence ATGGCCGAAATCAAGAACTACACACTGAACTTCGGGCCCCAGCACCCGGCCGCTCACGGCGTGCTGCGTCTGGTGCTGGAACTGGACGGCGAAGTCATCCAGCGCGCCGACCCGCACATCGGCCTGCTGCACCGCGCCACCGAAAAGCTGGCCGAAACCAAGACCTTCATCCAGTCCTTGCCCTACATGGACCGTCTCGACTACGTGTCGATGATGGCCAACGAACATGCCTATTGCCTGGCCATCGAGAAGATGCTGGGTCTGGAAGTGCCGGAACGTGCGCAGTACATCCGCGTGATGTTCGCCGAGCTGACGCGCATCCTGAACCACCTGCTGTGGTTGGGCGCGCACGGCATCGACTGCGGCGCGATGAACATCCTGATCTACTGCTTCCGCGAGCGTGAAGACATCTTCGACATGTACGAAGCTGTCTCGGGCGCCCGCATGCATGCGGCCTACTTCCGTCCGGGTGGCGTCTACCGCGACCTGCCGGACAGCATGCCGCAGTACAAGGTCAGCAAGATCAAGAACCAGAAGGCCATCGACCGCCTGAACGAGAACCGTCAGGGCTCGCTCCTGGACTTCATCGAAGACTTCTGCAAGCGCTTCCCGGCCAACGTCGACGACTACGAAACCCTGCTCACCGACAACCGGATCTGGAAGCAGCGGACCGTCGGCATCGGTGTGATGTCGCCTGAGCGCGCGCTGAACCTGGGCCTGACCGGCCCGATGCTGCGTGGCTCCGGCATTGCCTGGGACACCCGCAAGACCCAGCCCTACGATGTCTATGCCAAGATGGACTTCGACATCCCGGTGGGGACCAACGGCGACACCTACGACCGTTATCTCGTGCGTGTGGAAGAAATGCGCCAGTCCAACCGCATCGTCCAGCAGTGCGTGAAGTGGCTCAAGGCCAACCCCGGCCCGGTGATCACCGACAACCACAAGGTGGCGCCTCCCTCCCGTGTCGCCATGAAGAGCAGCATGGAAGAGCTGATCCACCACTTCAAGCTGTTCACCGAAGGCTTCCGCGTTCCCGAGGGCGAGGCCTATGCCAGCGTGGAACATCCGAAGGGCGAGTTTGGCATCTACCTGATCAGCGATGGCGCCAACAAGCCTTACCGCCTGAAGATCCGGGCTCCGGGTTATTCGCATCTGGCGGCGCTGGATGAAATGGCGCGTGGCCACATGATCGCTGACGCGGTGGCCGTGATCGGCACGATGGACATCGTGTTCGGTGAAATTGACCGTTGA
- the secG gene encoding preprotein translocase subunit SecG produces MQVLMNLVLVLQLVAALAMIGLVLVQHGKGADMGASFGSGASGSLFGATGSANFLSRSTAIAATIFFVCTLALAYMSSHRASGVDGSSAAERLLEQGGAARATAASAPVPAASAATDVVPGAALSPVAPASAASN; encoded by the coding sequence ATGCAAGTGTTGATGAACCTGGTGCTGGTGCTGCAGCTGGTGGCTGCCCTGGCGATGATCGGTCTGGTGTTGGTGCAGCATGGCAAGGGTGCCGACATGGGCGCCTCCTTCGGCAGTGGCGCGTCCGGCAGTCTCTTTGGTGCCACGGGAAGTGCCAACTTCCTCTCGCGCAGCACCGCAATCGCCGCTACCATCTTCTTTGTCTGCACACTGGCCCTGGCCTACATGAGCAGCCATCGAGCATCCGGTGTGGACGGTTCTTCCGCCGCCGAGCGTCTGCTGGAGCAGGGCGGTGCCGCCCGCGCCACCGCTGCCTCGGCACCGGTGCCTGCCGCTTCCGCTGCCACTGACGTGGTGCCGGGTGCTGCACTGTCTCCGGTGGCGCCTGCCTCGGCCGCATCGAACTGA